The Blastopirellula marina genome contains the following window.
CTGCTGAATGCCAGCGGCGAGTTCGCGGAGATCGATTCGCTGCGCGGGCAGAAGGTGCTCGCTTTCTGTGGAATCGGCAACCCAAGTGGTTTCCGCCACACGCTCAGTGAAGCGGGTATGGAAGTGATCGAGCTTCGCGAGTTCGACGATCACTACCATTTCGATGGAGAAGATATCCATAACCTTGAGCAATGGGTCGCCGAGCAGAGCGACTTCACGGCGGTGCTCTGCACGCACAAGGATCTCGTTAAAGTCGGTGTTGATCGCCTGGCCGAGAAGCCGCTGTGGGCACTGACCATTGAAGCGAACATCGTCGACGGTCAGGCCGAATTGGAAGAACGCCTCGAGGAAATCGTCACGCGGATCCCCGAAGATCCCTACGCCGACTATTGAGAGAGTGGATCGAGGTGAAAGTTGGAGTTGGCGACAATCACCTTCAGCTTCTCGTCATGATAATGAAGCCGACTGACCGAGCAGTTATCGAGTTCGATCGCGCGATACGACTTCAGCGGAATCTGATACAGGTGTGCCAGGACCACGCGAATCACGATGCTGTGGGCCACGACTAAGATCCGACGACCGAGGTTCTCTTGCATCAACTTGGTGATCGCTGGCACGCTTCGACGAGCAATATCCTTGGCCGACTCCCCTTCCGGGTACGGATTCTCGGCAGGGTCGTCGAGATGTTTTTGGTACTCTTCAGGGTCTTCAGCAGCGATCTGATCCCAGTTCTTACCAAGCCAACGCCCCACGTTCCCTTCGATGATATCGGGCACGATTTCGATCGAACGGCCAGGGGCAATGATCCCGGCGGTTTCCTGGGCTCGGGCCATCGGGCTGGCGTAAACGGCATCAAAGGCATAAGACTTGAGAAAGGTGCCGGTCAGAGCCGCTTGCTCGCGACCAATTGCGGCCAACGGTCCGTCGATACCGTTGCCTTGTAGCACGGTCGGCACCTTCAAATTCAAATCGGTCGCCCCATGTCGGACGAGAAACATCGTGCACTGATCGGCAGGAATCGAATCGCTCATTTTGTCTCGTTAAAACAGTCTTCCGGTTTGACAGCGTCTTTCTTCAACATCTCGATTTCGACCAACTGGTCGGTCAGCGTCTTCCATCGCTCAAGCGTCATCTGGCCGTAGCTCGGTTGGTCGACAATGGTCAACGGTTTGATCGCCTCGACACCGAAACTCAACACACCAGGTGAGAGCTCAGGATTGAGTGACTCGAGATGCTTGTTCGTTTCCAGCGGATCGGTCAGATAGGTTTTCCAACCCTTGATGCACGCGCGGGTCATCGCCGCGATTAACTCTGGGTCGCTATCGTTGAGCTTATCGGAGGTAAACAACACGCTCGTATACGGATTGAATCCGATATCGCGAATCGGCAGTACACGAACCTTGGCGCCTTCTTCGGTGGCCAGAAACGGCTCGCTGAATTCATAGCCTTGCTGGGCGAAGTTCGGATCTCGCAGGAACGCGGTGATGCTACCGTCGTAAGGAACAATGCGGACATTCTTTAACGGAACGTGCTTCTTCAGGTATTCCGCGAAAGCTCGGCCACTGCTCATCGCCAGCGTGCAGTCTTTAAGCTCTTCAAGCGTTTTGATACCGGAAGCTTCGTGCACCAGGAAACAGCGCGGACTTTTATCAATCGGGGCCATCATCGCGACCACGTTCGCACCTTCTGCACGGCCAAGAGGAATTTGATCGGCGGAGGCAATGCCGAACTCGATGGCGCCGCGAGCAACCTGAGGAATCACCGGCGCCCCTGGTCCACCGGGGATGATCTCGACATCAAGCCCCTCTTCGGCGAAGTAACCTTGAAGCTGCGCGGTGTAAAAACCGCCGTGTTCGGCTTCTGGAAACCAGTTCAGGGCCAGCTTCACTTTGCGAAGCGTTTTACCATCGACCGTTTCTGTCTTGGGCCCACTACCGGTGCAGCCGAACAGGAAAAGTGTAACTGCAAGCAGCAGCCCGACCGTCATGCGTTGTGCCACGTCTATCCCTCTCCCGTCCAACGATGCAGGAACAATCGTCCCAGGGTCGAAATTGAAATGAAAACAATCACCCCCAACAACGTACTACAAATGGTGCCAGCAAATAGGTTAGCGGTGCTCGTTTGATTTTGTGAAATCAGGATGAAGTATCCCAGTCCTTGTCCGCCACTGCTATACCCAGCGAAAAATTCCCCCACGATCGCCCCGACCACCGCCAGCCCAGCGCTGGTTTTCATGCCGGTTAGCAGGTAACGGATCGCGCCGGGAAATTGCAGCTTCCACAAGATCTGCCAACGGGTGGCGTTGTTCAAGCGGAACAAATCGAGCAGCCCCTGATCAACGGTGATCAGTCCGGTAGTCGTGCTGGTAATGATCGGAAACAAGCTGATCATCGTCGTCACGACTACCACACTCAGCATGCCGTAACCAAAGATCGCGATTACCAACGGCGCGACGGCAACAATCGGGACCGTTTGAAAGAAGATCGCATAGGGGTAACCACTTTGTCGGATGATCGCAGATTGGGAAAAGACGAGCGAGATTCCCACCCCAAGAACAACCGACGTTAAAAAGCCGCTCACGGCGACAATCCCGGTGCGAAAGGTGTAGCCGGCAAGGTCTCCGCCACGCTGCCACATGGTTTGCGCTACGCTGTAGGGACTCGGCAAAATGTATGTCTCCAGCACGCCCGTCAGGACGATGCATTCCCAGATGGCAATCGTCAACAGAAAGACAATCGCCGGCAAGACAATCGAGCGCCAGGTGAAGCGATCTTTGTTCATGCGTGGGCGACTCCTGCCAGGTGGCCGACCACTTCGCCACAGAAGCGAGCAAATTCGGGATCGGATCGCAAGTCGCTGGTCCGAGGAAAATCAAACGGCACTTTAAGGTCAGCCACAATTCGCCCAGGGCGAGCATGCATTACGAGAATCCGCTGGCTTAAGAAAACCGCTTCCGGCACGTTGTGCGTGACGAACAAGCCGGTCCATTT
Protein-coding sequences here:
- a CDS encoding histidine phosphatase family protein; translation: MSDSIPADQCTMFLVRHGATDLNLKVPTVLQGNGIDGPLAAIGREQAALTGTFLKSYAFDAVYASPMARAQETAGIIAPGRSIEIVPDIIEGNVGRWLGKNWDQIAAEDPEEYQKHLDDPAENPYPEGESAKDIARRSVPAITKLMQENLGRRILVVAHSIVIRVVLAHLYQIPLKSYRAIELDNCSVSRLHYHDEKLKVIVANSNFHLDPLSQ
- a CDS encoding ABC transporter substrate-binding protein gives rise to the protein MAQRMTVGLLLAVTLFLFGCTGSGPKTETVDGKTLRKVKLALNWFPEAEHGGFYTAQLQGYFAEEGLDVEIIPGGPGAPVIPQVARGAIEFGIASADQIPLGRAEGANVVAMMAPIDKSPRCFLVHEASGIKTLEELKDCTLAMSSGRAFAEYLKKHVPLKNVRIVPYDGSITAFLRDPNFAQQGYEFSEPFLATEEGAKVRVLPIRDIGFNPYTSVLFTSDKLNDSDPELIAAMTRACIKGWKTYLTDPLETNKHLESLNPELSPGVLSFGVEAIKPLTIVDQPSYGQMTLERWKTLTDQLVEIEMLKKDAVKPEDCFNETK
- a CDS encoding ABC transporter permease; protein product: MNKDRFTWRSIVLPAIVFLLTIAIWECIVLTGVLETYILPSPYSVAQTMWQRGGDLAGYTFRTGIVAVSGFLTSVVLGVGISLVFSQSAIIRQSGYPYAIFFQTVPIVAVAPLVIAIFGYGMLSVVVVTTMISLFPIITSTTTGLITVDQGLLDLFRLNNATRWQILWKLQFPGAIRYLLTGMKTSAGLAVVGAIVGEFFAGYSSGGQGLGYFILISQNQTSTANLFAGTICSTLLGVIVFISISTLGRLFLHRWTGEG